In Papaver somniferum cultivar HN1 chromosome 1, ASM357369v1, whole genome shotgun sequence, a genomic segment contains:
- the LOC113322451 gene encoding uncharacterized protein LOC113322451, translating to MFVLHQFSGGEVREFRMNLVGVKSYQQISRYLYGLCSYFIITFVIPLLFPLIISQVVSSSSSPAASHVQARNLESFKDNLHCRVNEMNLYNGLTQPSIKVLNSKFSPLEWTALSWGIGIVLVSPILFYLSPYLDHGRRPLLVVLLQLHSLLSHITCSITLRNSQAYGLSRFLAVFCGSSELSMHYPQTGLHLKQHPQAPLQGLVICCPYSSIPML from the exons ATGTTCGTATTGCACCAGTTCAGCGGCGGAGAAGTAAGAGAGTTTCGAATGAATTTGGTGGGAGTGAAGAGTTACCAACAAATTTCGAGATATTTATATGGACTTTGTTCATATTTCATTATAACTTTTGTGATTCCGCTTCTCTTCCCTCTGATTATCAGTCAAGTCGTATCATCTTCCTCGTCCCCAGCAGCATCTCATGTACAAGCAAGGAATCTTGAGAGTTTCAAGGACAACTTGCATTGCAGAGTCAATGAAATGAACTT GTACAATGGCCTAACTCAACCATCTATCAAAGTATTGAATTCCAAATTCTCACCACTAGAGTGGACAGCATTATCATGGGGTATCGGGATAGTGCTAGTCAGTCCAATTCTTTTCTACTTATCTCCTTACCTGGATCATGGTCGTCGACCTCTGCTGGTTGTGTTGCTGCAGCTGCATTCTCTGCTTTCACATATCACATGCTCCATTACACTGAGAAACTCACAAGCTTATGGGTTGTCTCGATTTTTAGCGGTCTTTTGTGGTTCATCGGAACTCTCCATGCATTATCCTCAAACCGGCCTTCATCTGAAACAACACCCGCAAGCACCACTACAAGGACTAGTCATTTGCTGTCCGTATTCAAGTATCCCCATGCTGTAG
- the LOC113322444 gene encoding uncharacterized protein LOC113322444: protein MASSSSSSVVMNMNKLLSYNCNTNSQAFSQKTRFHSPLNINQQHYSTRLSSETLSLKPNKLAGAILQKHLPRCTTASATTPPTTDDVPDATKEVEESIKVLKKAAKTRKVEKQEVLAALGVIKKANKDIDPSNFLDTLGGTQSPGNTWMLIFTSKDKIKQGSYFPITAVQRFDAAGKRIENGVYLGPLGCLTFEGKFSWKKRILAFTFELLKIKIGPLPPLKINLGTQDDKEPSTKDPFFIWFYVDEEIAVAQGRGGGTAFWCRCRRVAA from the exons atggcatcatcatcatcatcatcagtagtgATGAATATGAACAAGTTATTATCTTATAATTGCAATACAAATTCACAAGCTTTCTCTCAAAAAACTCGATTTCATTCTCCTTTAAACATCAACCAACAACATTATTCAACTAGACTCTCTTCAGAGACCCTATCACTCAAACCCAATAAACTAGCAGGAGCCATTCTACAAAAACATCTCCCAAGATGCACCACTGCTAGTGCTACTACTCCACCTACAACAGATGATGTTCCGGATGCCACTAAA GAGGTTGAGGAAAGTATAAAGGTATTAAAGAAAGCAGCCAAGACTAGAAaagttgagaaacaagaagttcTTGCTGCACTTGGTGTAATCAAGAAGGCTAATAAGGATATAGacccttcaaattttcttgataCTCTTGGTGGAACTCAATCACCCGGCAACACTTGGATGCTTATCTTCACTTCCAAA GATAAAATCAAGCAGGGTAGCTATTTCCCTATAACCGCTGTTCAACGATTCGATGCAGCT GGAAAGAGGATTGAGAATGGAGTATACCTTGGGCcactaggatgcttgacatttgAAGGAAAATTCTCATGGAAGAAGCGAATTCTGGCATTCACATTCGAGTTGCTAAAAATAAAGATTGGGCCATTACCTCCTCTGAAGATAAATCTAGGAACACAAGATGATAAGGAGCCAAGCACCAAAGACCCTTTCTTCATATGGTTTTATGTAGACGAAGAAATCGCAGTTGCTCAGGGCAGAGGCGGGGGAACTGCATTCTGGTGCCGTTGCCGCCGTGTTGCTGCATAA